The following are encoded in a window of Phaseolus vulgaris cultivar G19833 chromosome 3, P. vulgaris v2.0, whole genome shotgun sequence genomic DNA:
- the LOC137807290 gene encoding uncharacterized protein isoform X2 translates to MEDSSFFDRMITHLRSTCKYYTGYPKDLGPSRVIHFTSEREFVALLHEGFPVVAAFTIRGNYTRHLDKVLEEAAVEFYPHVECPKYPGFCITRQKKEYPFIEIFHSPIQADKQGRVAEPNITKYNVKVLPFSYDLSAYGLREFFKRHGMWSSDSK, encoded by the exons ATGGAGGATTCATCATTTTTTGATCGGATGATCACTCATCTCCGTTCAACTTGCAA GTACTATACTGGTTATCCGAAGGATCTTGGACCATCTAGGGTTATTCATTTTACCTCTGAGCGTGAGTTTGTTGCACTTCTTCATGAAGGTTTTCCTGTAGTTGCTGCATTTACTATCAG GGGGAATTACACACGACATCTTGACAAAGTATTGGAAGAAGCTGCTGTTGAGTTTTATCCTCAT GTTGAATGTCCGAAGTATCCTGGGTTTTGTATAACTCGGCAAAAGAAGGAGTATCCATTCATTGAAATATTTCACAGTCCAATACAA GCAGACAAACAGGGAAGGGTAGCTGAACCGaatattactaaatataatGTGAAAGTTTTGCCA TTCAGCTACGACTTAAGTGCTTATGGACTTAGAGAATTCTTCAAGCGACACGGCATGTGGTCATCAGATTCAAAGTAA
- the LOC137807292 gene encoding uncharacterized protein isoform X2, whose translation MGINKTEVNLRRLLAAAPQQQNQAKLVHYVATLREQLEQLAEEKTPEGLPRISKATLNEYSEKVEAIASKLVNHVNDPQVSEKDFERSFVEGNPSEIEEKNLSPLSSGLRRRPVPTSSTEERAHELAETDNASPVKLDASAHAHIEKHRMLQEDLTDEMVVLAKQLKESSLMMSQSLQNTEKILDSTEKAIEHSLASTGRANVRATAIYSESSKTSCLTWLVMFVMTCVFVMVILLIRVT comes from the exons ATGGGAATCAATAAAACAGAAGTAAACTTAAGGAGGTTGCTTGCGGCTGCACCTCAGCAGCAAAACCAGGCAAAACTTGTGCAT TATGTTGCTACTTTACGTGAACAATTGGAACAGTTGGCTGAAGAAAAGACACCCGAGGGCTTACCAAG GATTTCAAAGGCTACGTTGAATGAATACTCAGAGAAGGTTGAAGCCATTGCTTCCAAATTGGTTAACCATGTG AATGACCCACAAGTATCCGAGAAAGATTTTGAAAGGAGTTTTGTTGAAGGAAACCCTTCTGAAATTGAGGAAAAAAATCTGTCACCCCTTTCTTCTGGGTTGAGAAGAAGGCCTGT ACCCACATCAAGTACAGAAGAAAGAGCACACGAGCTTGCTGAGACTGACAATGCATCACCTGTCAAATTGGATGCTAGTGCACATGCACACATTGAAAAGCACAG AATGCTTCAAGAAGATTTGACTGATGAGATGGTGGTGTTGGCAAAACAACTCAAAGAGAGTAGTCTTATGATGAGCCAGTCCCTGCAAAATACTGAAAAG ATACTTGATTCTACTGAGAAGGCCATTGAGCATAGTTTGGCAAGCACTGGTCGTGCCAATGTGCGAGCAACGGCAATCTACTCGGAGAGCTCCAAGACTTCTTGCTTAACATGGCTTGTGATGTTTGTGATGACATGTGTATTTGTCATGGTTATTCTTCTAATCCGTGTAACATAG
- the LOC137807292 gene encoding uncharacterized protein isoform X1, giving the protein MNPVIFWIHQSVTKIKLPDSTIRKSTSCFRNKVKASFGIYKIMRVQEEKCRVQEEEVPLLLPALAITLVIVATVSSSSSSPLHLRFLPQSLRGKRTRERERKAWGCLFRKAYSGMGINKTEVNLRRLLAAAPQQQNQAKLVHYVATLREQLEQLAEEKTPEGLPRISKATLNEYSEKVEAIASKLVNHVNDPQVSEKDFERSFVEGNPSEIEEKNLSPLSSGLRRRPVPTSSTEERAHELAETDNASPVKLDASAHAHIEKHRMLQEDLTDEMVVLAKQLKESSLMMSQSLQNTEKILDSTEKAIEHSLASTGRANVRATAIYSESSKTSCLTWLVMFVMTCVFVMVILLIRVT; this is encoded by the exons atgaatccggtAATCTTCTGGATCCATCAATCCGTAACAAAAATTAAACTTCCGGATTCAACAATCCGAAAATCAACAAGTTGCTTTCGAAACAAGGTAAAGGCCAGTTTtggaatttacaaaattatgcgggtgcaggaagaaaaatgtagggtgcaggaagaagaagtcCCATTATTATTACCTGCACTTGCCATTACTTTAGTCATTGTTGCCActgtgtcttcttcttcttcttctccactGCACCTCCGTTTTCTACCACAATCTTTGAGAGGAAAAAGaacaagagagagagagaggaaagCGTGGGGTTGCTTGTTTCGGAAAGCTTATTCTG GTATGGGAATCAATAAAACAGAAGTAAACTTAAGGAGGTTGCTTGCGGCTGCACCTCAGCAGCAAAACCAGGCAAAACTTGTGCAT TATGTTGCTACTTTACGTGAACAATTGGAACAGTTGGCTGAAGAAAAGACACCCGAGGGCTTACCAAG GATTTCAAAGGCTACGTTGAATGAATACTCAGAGAAGGTTGAAGCCATTGCTTCCAAATTGGTTAACCATGTG AATGACCCACAAGTATCCGAGAAAGATTTTGAAAGGAGTTTTGTTGAAGGAAACCCTTCTGAAATTGAGGAAAAAAATCTGTCACCCCTTTCTTCTGGGTTGAGAAGAAGGCCTGT ACCCACATCAAGTACAGAAGAAAGAGCACACGAGCTTGCTGAGACTGACAATGCATCACCTGTCAAATTGGATGCTAGTGCACATGCACACATTGAAAAGCACAG AATGCTTCAAGAAGATTTGACTGATGAGATGGTGGTGTTGGCAAAACAACTCAAAGAGAGTAGTCTTATGATGAGCCAGTCCCTGCAAAATACTGAAAAG ATACTTGATTCTACTGAGAAGGCCATTGAGCATAGTTTGGCAAGCACTGGTCGTGCCAATGTGCGAGCAACGGCAATCTACTCGGAGAGCTCCAAGACTTCTTGCTTAACATGGCTTGTGATGTTTGTGATGACATGTGTATTTGTCATGGTTATTCTTCTAATCCGTGTAACATAG
- the LOC137807290 gene encoding uncharacterized protein isoform X1 — protein sequence MEDSSFFDRMITHLRSTCKYYTGYPKDLGPSRVIHFTSEREFVALLHEGFPVVAAFTIRGNYTRHLDKVLEEAAVEFYPHVKFMRVECPKYPGFCITRQKKEYPFIEIFHSPIQADKQGRVAEPNITKYNVKVLPFSYDLSAYGLREFFKRHGMWSSDSK from the exons ATGGAGGATTCATCATTTTTTGATCGGATGATCACTCATCTCCGTTCAACTTGCAA GTACTATACTGGTTATCCGAAGGATCTTGGACCATCTAGGGTTATTCATTTTACCTCTGAGCGTGAGTTTGTTGCACTTCTTCATGAAGGTTTTCCTGTAGTTGCTGCATTTACTATCAG GGGGAATTACACACGACATCTTGACAAAGTATTGGAAGAAGCTGCTGTTGAGTTTTATCCTCATGTAAAATTTATGCGT GTTGAATGTCCGAAGTATCCTGGGTTTTGTATAACTCGGCAAAAGAAGGAGTATCCATTCATTGAAATATTTCACAGTCCAATACAA GCAGACAAACAGGGAAGGGTAGCTGAACCGaatattactaaatataatGTGAAAGTTTTGCCA TTCAGCTACGACTTAAGTGCTTATGGACTTAGAGAATTCTTCAAGCGACACGGCATGTGGTCATCAGATTCAAAGTAA